The following nucleotide sequence is from Cucumis melo cultivar AY chromosome 1, USDA_Cmelo_AY_1.0, whole genome shotgun sequence.
GATCGATTTAAAcgaataaagagaaaaaaattaaaaaactttcaatttaaaataacaCATGTATGTTAACTAAAATGATGTATGTTTAAATTGTATATGAAATGAGGCAAAAAGTTTGAACTAATATATATAGTCGTCAAGTTTACCATGGGAAGTTTGGTACATATCTTCTTTTTGTGGCAATTATTCTTTTCCCAACCTGATTTTCCTTGACCATCAAAAACTCCGGATCCCGATAATATTAGTTGATCAATGTATGAAAAAAGAACCAACCCGTCTCCTTTTGTATGGATAGGAGCTTGCAATGTTCCTTCCACTTGAACTTGAATAGGAACACTCTTGCAAGGTCCTTTAAGATTAGATTGACTTAATTGGTAAACTCCTTTTGGAATCAACAATGTACTAGGAGTCGTAGACGCACATGCTTCGGTCCATGCATTTGCTAAGGCCTGCAAGTTGAGTTATATCATCAAATTATAGACTTCTTTCtaatatattcaatttttttcatcGATGTTTTTTACATATATACTTACCTGAGTAATATCTGTATTAGGTTTGGCACCATATGTAGTAACATCGAAAATGGATTGGCCTTGAATAGTAGATGCCAACGATAATAATAACAAGAAAGGTAGTAATGCCAATCCCATCATTACTACCCCTtctactttatttatttaatttaatttatttgttttgctCTAATGCTAACTTAAAAATGGGATGAATATGCAAATGCATTCAACCATCTTTATAtaggagaagaaaatcaatagtGGGTTGAAAATTCTCTTCCAAATTTTATTTACTACATTTGTCAAGGATGAATGAATGGTTGAagttaaatgattgtttatatttgtcAAAAAATTAGTTATAATTCTTTGAACATTTGAAGAACTTTTCTAATTCTCTCCAATCCAATAAAATTGATTCCTTAAATTTCTCTTTGAGACCACGTCATGTCCAAACCTCAAAATGTGCAACATAAGTGGCTTAAAACAAGTTGAACAAAAATTAGATCTATATGTTTTAATGGACGATAAAAATCTTCGGCAATTATGTGGTATTAAATTCTCCTCAAGTGTTTGACAATTTCATTCATAGTCAAAATTTAGATTATATTACAAAAGAAAATCATgaatcataaataaaaataagcaAAATTGTTACTAATTACAAGGATATAATATAAATGACCTAGAGTTGTAATATCTCTttgaagaatatatatatacaattattgAAAGAATGTGCATGATCCATTTCTTTCATTCTTAAATTTGTAACCAATGTTTGATTGTGTAATTTGATGCTTTAAATTAACGTATAATATGTGAAATATAATTACATTGTATATGTTAATTAATCTCCAAGAAGAAATAGGTTAGATAGGcttgtaatttgtggttgacaACAAAATCATTGTTCTATATACTAACCTTGAGGAAATcatattaaatttctaatttgGCTTTTTCTATTAGAAATTTATCCTAGCATAATCCCTGAAGCTAATGTGATTAGTTATGTTGGAgttttttgtctaaaagattttatggaatatctttgactaaatatctttgattaatgaattaaaagatgagatatttaagagataaaagattttccactattctaggaatcttgttgagaaaagaagatttatacatatattatatatgtgtataaataGGACGTTACGTGGTTGTTACGTGTGTgacgaagaaacaaaaaaaaaacataagttGAAGAAGATCTTTCACGTCAGGGTTGTCCGTAGAAGCTACTGGGCTtatttgtgaaaaaataacagtctctcttactttactctttcgaCCCTCTCCTACTCGCGCAATCCCTTTTCTTCTCCAAATGAATTCGTCCATTTCTTCTTCGGCGACTTTTTCTTTTCCGATGCCCGTTCCTTCTCCGAATAACAATCGCTGCCACCATTGAGCTTGTCGCCACTATTGTGATTTGGCGTTGGTTTTGGAAACCTTCTTCAACCTCTCTCCTTCAAAAGTCAATCGGCATCCTTGGCGTTAGTTTGGCAGAGAGAAAGTGATTGAGGAAGATCACAGATTTCTCATTgtttttctcatcttcttttctttttctgaatCCTTCCCATATTCATCCAAAGGCATGCTCATCCACTTTCTGTAGAGGTAAATTCGTATTTTACATTTTCCATTCTTCATCTTCGATTTTGATTTTCGATTTTCATTGGGTTTCCTTCCATTGAGTTTCTGTTTCGATTTTAATGAGCAATAGCAGTAGCTTCTCTTCTAGGGTATTTCAATAAAGGGTTTGGCTTTGGTTTTTAGCTGCCATGGAGGATATAGGTCTTTTCAAGCAAGGATGGAAATGGTTTCAGTCGCAGAAACACACTTACTCGCGTGCTCGAACTGCGTTTTTTAGTTTCAGAGACAAAGTTGGGATGTTTATTGAGAGACATTGGCCAACAGTGTGTCGTGGCTGTGCCTGGATGGGGAGTTTACTACGTTTAGCAGTGCTTCAATGGTGGGATTGCATTATAAAAGGCTTCAGATCGCTTATTGGATTAGGCTCTGCTGCATTGCTTCTTATAATGTGGAGTTGCTTTCTTAGTTTAACCTCCATGTCCTGCCTGGTTTACGTTCTTCTTAGTATGGTATATTCCTCTCTGATACCCGATAAAAagtttttttatgttattttggGTTATTTCAGAATTAGGATCTGGATGTTGCTTGAAATGATAACGAGATTTATGAAGTTAAGTTCCCAACGGCAACAATTGGTTAAATGATTGACTTGTGGCTAAAACTTTACATTGGATCTTCACTGTTATAAATTTGACAATTGAGAAGCTTGAGATGTTTAACATTCCATCCACAAAGGTTCATACTTGTATTCAACTACCTTACTTTTCCATATAATCCTTGGTGGTGCCGTTGTTTTGCTACTCGTGGTTGAGTTAGGGTTACGATGAATGATTTAGATTTTATTCTCATGATGTAAGTTTGTTGAAAACATCACTGTAGAGGTACTTTGAGGTTTATTGTTCTGTTAATAGCTGACTCTTCGGTATTGGTAGCCGTTTGTAAAAGTGCATCTTTGACTCGAGAATTCTCTCCTGTTCCCTTCTCTAGCATATAGTCCTGTTCTTTGAATTACGATCCCAGTAGATTTACAATGTCATGGAAGTGGGCAATAGTCGATATATTTTCAAGTTACTTTCATAGAATTATTTGTTAAGTTGCTTTACAAGGTTCCttctattttagtttaataGTGTAATAAgtcaataaaatgaaatttcatTTCATTATATTTATAGCTTAGTCCACTGTTTCAGGGAGCTGCAGGAGTTGCTGTTCAATATCTCGGTTACACTCCTGGACTTTTTAATGTGGGGCTCTTTGCTATTCTAGTCTTGTGGATGTATGCTAACTTTTGGATTACAGGGACGTTGTTTATAGTTGGAGGTACAAACTTCTTTCCATAAATTGGGCTCTTTGTAATTACCAGTTTAGTCTCATAAATTCATTTAGATTAGGGTCTGTTCTTGTTTATAGGGTTGAGACTCCATTTCTTTTCCCTCCCTATGATACATGTTTCTTTTCACACTTCTCGTTCTCGGTTTCCTACACAAACacatattaataattaaaactGTGGTACAGAGTTGACTACTAGATCTTTTCCATGGTTGTGGTTTGTGTGTCTTCATAGTAGCCGATAACCATAGTTTACTTCTATTTTTTTGTGATTGAAGGTTCAATGTTCCAATCTGTGGTATGGCTTTCCACAATGCCATAACTTTTTCTGTAATCAGCGgggtaaaaaggaaaaaataaaagcatCTTCCACATGTATTTCATAAATAAGTCTATTGGAGATAGTGGGGGAAGGGGAAGTATGGCAAAATTTTCACCATATTAGATGTTATGTTGACTGAACAAGTGCTATTTTGCATACAAATGTCGTCTGTGCATCTTCCAAGATTGATATCCCATCTGTGAATTGTCACGAAGGTGTTACAAAGAGTATCAACTAATTTCTCCTTTTGTATGGAGTTACATGTACGAATAAAATGTCCATAATACTGGGAGGGAAGATGTTTATGGGCATATTATctctaatataattattttaaattttgaaatgacAAGTAGAGAAGATAGATGTTTCTAATATTTTCCAAATTTACTGCACACTACTTGTGGTGGTTGCAATGAAGATCTATATGAACTTTTTATACTTCTACACACGACTATTCACCCTTATGCCCACTTTAATATCCGTTTCCCATAAGAGTAAATTTTCTTGATGAATCTGTACTCCACTTCAATCAGATTGCTATATGAATCTTGAAATTCTGTCAGTTGATTTGGGTTTTTGGTTATCCTTTCTTATTTGCaggttatttgttctctcttaaTCATGCACGGTTGGTGGTCTTGATGGCAACTGTATATGCTATATATTGTGTTAAAGTTCGTGTTGGATGGCCGGGTGTCTTTCTCTCAATAAATCTTGCATTTCTATCCAATGATGCATTAAATTATTTGCTCCAATGGTGTGATAAGGCGAGTGAAAGCTCACATTTTGAAGAGCAGAAACAATCTGAAACAGTTTCGGGAGATGAATTCTCAGGAGAGTGTGAATACTCTATTCCTACTAGTGAGTCCGAGAAGGTTCATCCATGTAAGTCAGCCAGCCCAACTGTTGTGACATCTGTTGTTGATAACCAAAAAGAGTCTTCTTGTAGCAAGGTGACCAAAGATCAGACTGATTCAATTGATGAGATGAAAAGGATCTTAAATAGTGGGGACCATTATGAAGCGCTGGGATTTCCACGTCACAAGAAGATTGATGTCATAGTTTTAAAAAAGGAATACAGAAAAAAGGCTTCTTGTATGTCATGTGACTCATGTCTATGCTATTTCATATGACAAGATGCTACACTTAATCTTTTGtatcatattaaaatatttatgatacTCTTAATCAGTTTTGGTACACTGGTATActgcttttttttttcgaaagaaaatattaaagtaAAATGATGTCAGAGGCTAATGAAATTCCTTTCCATTTGCTTTTGATGCCAACATTCTAGTATTTAGTCACTCCTAGAATCTCTTGAGGAAAAATTGTACTAATGtttgtcttttcttttaggCTGTGCTTGTGCATCCTGATAAAAATATGGGAAGCCCATTGGCGAGTGAGTCATTTAAGAAGCTTCAATGTGCATATGaggtaattttcattttttgtctTAGCTTTCTGTTTCTTCAATCATATCTGCCGGAGAGTTGAGTGGCTTTCAAATCTATGGCCATTATCATCTCTTACTCATGTTTGCATGGGAAATTAGGTATTTTAGTCTGACTATAGAGTCTTTGGAGTTGTTTGGGTTCAGAGTTGTCGTAGTTTGTGGTTATTGTAATTTGTGGGATTATATAATAGTTTTGTGGAGTTAGAATAGTTTGACTTTGGGGTGTAGGCTATTTTAGTCTGACTATATAGTTTGTGTTTGTGGTGAAGATTTAGTCATTGGTGGTTGGTTCATTGTACTGTAACTTGCCTGCTCAAGGCTCTTTGGCATTGGCTTTCTTGATGGAGCAATAAAGGTGTTGTAGAATTGCTCTTCATCACAATTCTCAGAGGATATGATGTATGTATATCTAAAAGGTAGGTGTAGGAAATATTTTTCATGTAACAACCAACAGGAtgccatatttattatttattcacaaAGTTCATTGTTGTTTCTAGTTTGTTGCCATATTTTTCAGTCAGGTTATGGCAAGGAGGAAATACCGCTGGCCCTGGTgtggtgttttttcttttgaagattaaaaaaaaaatctttgtgatatgtggtttgcttgctttgaacgacctttttttctcttaaataagttggtttctgttttttacatttttgttttgtttgtgatatGGATACTTAGTTACGTAGGTTTCGGTTGCGAGACTTGCAATTATAACTAGGAcataaaattgttatttatcaattcaaccatcttgatgtcttttacagggagatatcactaaacaaatgactgcaatagaaaAAATGattgcaagtgagtacaattagccagacccttatctttgtgacaagatcttgaagatggtcatttgtgaagcgttctagtttgctattagttgcaattttagttattgctctctcaatatatctttttctttctttctttctttttttccaaaggatgaacagtgtataataattaagcttcataatttctttgtatttggagccaagttgtatataaatgtacacattattaagatttcattttgtatatgtacaagtaaaagatttcatttttaactatttggtgtcttacaaaatggacaataatgcaaggatttaataaaaataaatttgaaaaaacgacattaaagacagctttattgtcggttaaaaaaaaattaaagacatctttaatgtcggttatccaccgacattaaagataaaccgacattaaaggccttcaataacaccttcaaagatgtcggtttataaccgacattgaaggcctttaatgtcggtttataaccgacattaaagatgtctttaatgtcggttataaatcgacattgaagcccaaccgacattaaagccctttaataacgctcacaaagatgtcggtcgccaagtgacattaaaggcctttaatgtcggttttaaaccgacattaaaggccaaatttcttgtagtgagatTTCTCACTATTCTAGGAATCTTGTTGagaaaagaagatttatacatatattatatatgtgtataaataGGACGTTACGTGGTTGTTACGTGTGTAacgaagaaacaaaaaaaaacataagtTGAAGAAGATCTTTCACGTCAGGGTCGTCCGCAGAAGCTACTGGGTTTCAAAGGTAcgatgatcttatgtctataaggTCGTCATGTTGATCGTAGTAACAATAATTGATGAGTAACAGATGAAACAAGTGATTGGTATGATCACGAGGATCTTGAGAGGGATCTAGAGACGCTGCcaaagatattcactcatgtgtTCAACGGGAGCCTGAAGCTAGACATCGTGAAGATAAATAATTCAGGGGGAGTCTGGAGTTTAATGTTAAGAGGCATGTTATTAAGTTATATTATTGAACAGAGTACCATATGCTGTATCGATATATATTAactcaagtgaatattaataaaaattactcatcagggctgtacgcagctccccagacgtaggcaatattagccgaactgggttaacaaagtttcatgtgttattctcttctgctgtcctgctagctattacaactgttattagctttagtattaactgaagacTTACTTGATTATCTCACTATTTTTTCAATTGATATCAGAGTGGGTTAttagatcatggagataatcagagaggGACCATCAGCTTCACGTCCTCTTATACTGGATGGTAAAAATTACTCTTATTGGAAGTCTCGcatgatatttttcattaaaacctTGGATGGAAAAGCATGAAGAGCACTTATTGGTGGTTATGAACCTCCAATGGTCACTGTGAATGGAGTATCAGTGCCAAAACCAGAAATTGACTGGACagatgctgaagaacaagctTCAGTTGGAAATGCAAGAGCCATAAATGCTATCTTCAATGGTGTCAACTTAAACATGTTCAAACTTATTAATTCTTGCACTACTGCTAAAGAAGCTTGGAAAATATTGGAAGTTGCATATGAAGGAACTTCTAAAGTGAAGATATCCAGACTGCAGTTGATACTTCAAAATTCGAAGCCTTGAAAATGACTAAAGATGAGTTAGTTTCTGAATACAATGAGAGGGTCCTGGAGATAGCTAATGATTCGCTACTACTTGGTAAAAAGATATCTGAGTCTAAATTGTTCGCAAAGTGTTACGCTCTTTACCCAGGAAGTTTGACATGAAGGTCACTGCCATAGAAGAAGCCCAAGATATAACGACGTTAAAACTTGACGAGCTATTTGGGTCGCTACTTACGTTTGAAATGGCTATGTCGgatagagaaagtaagaaaggTAAGGGGATAGCCTTTAAATCAGCTTATGATCAGGAGACGACTGTAAATCAGTCTAGTAATGAAGCTAATCAAGATGAGTCAATAGCTCTCTTAACGAAGCAATTCTCTAAGATGGCCAGGAAGTTCAAAATTTTGAATACTGcttgaaaaactaaaaaactgGAAGACATGATGGTGAGAACTCCATAAGAAAGGTTAATGACTTCTCTTACAGAAGAAATAGCGACCATggtaagaaaaaagaaaatgtaggGAGGTCGTTTAGATGTAGAGAATGTGAAGGGTTTGGTCATTATCAGGC
It contains:
- the LOC103500562 gene encoding uncharacterized protein LOC103500562; amino-acid sequence: MEDIGLFKQGWKWFQSQKHTYSRARTAFFSFRDKVGMFIERHWPTVCRGCAWMGSLLRLAVLQWWDCIIKGFRSLIGLGSAALLLIMWSCFLSLTSMSCLVYVLLSMGAAGVAVQYLGYTPGLFNVGLFAILVLWMYANFWITGTLFIVGGYLFSLNHARLVVLMATVYAIYCVKVRVGWPGVFLSINLAFLSNDALNYLLQWCDKASESSHFEEQKQSETVSGDEFSGECEYSIPTSESEKVHPCKSASPTVVTSVVDNQKESSCSKVTKDQTDSIDEMKRILNSGDHYEALGFPRHKKIDVIVLKKEYRKKAVLVHPDKNMGSPLASESFKKLQCAYESGLLDHGDNQRGTISFTSSYTGW